Proteins encoded by one window of Hyphomicrobium nitrativorans NL23:
- a CDS encoding DUF502 domain-containing protein, producing MGRFGRVFFTGLLAALPLMLTIFVTVWLLSLVNQYFGPGSGFGRFLTSLGFGVGTSEIAPYLIGLALIGTAIYALGLLVHSRLGNWVATLFDRLIRRIPLVSNVYDLSNRFVSIVDTKNGDSLKSMSPAWCYFGGKPGAAVLALLPSKTPIQIGGTTYLPVLVPSAPVPFGGALIYVPETWVELADLKIDDLMSVYVSMGLTPPTASPAAIAATSGT from the coding sequence ATGGGCAGGTTCGGACGCGTCTTTTTCACCGGCCTTTTGGCCGCCCTTCCGCTGATGCTCACTATTTTTGTGACCGTCTGGCTGCTTTCCCTCGTCAATCAGTATTTCGGTCCGGGCAGCGGCTTCGGCCGCTTTCTCACGTCCCTCGGCTTCGGCGTCGGAACCTCCGAGATCGCCCCGTATCTAATCGGCCTCGCCCTGATCGGCACCGCCATCTACGCGCTCGGTCTGCTCGTACACTCTCGTCTCGGCAACTGGGTCGCCACCCTGTTCGACCGCCTCATCCGCCGCATCCCGCTCGTGTCGAACGTCTACGATCTGTCGAACCGCTTCGTCTCCATCGTCGATACCAAGAACGGCGACAGCCTGAAGAGCATGAGCCCAGCCTGGTGCTATTTCGGCGGCAAGCCCGGCGCCGCCGTGCTCGCGCTTCTTCCGTCGAAAACCCCGATCCAAATCGGCGGCACGACCTACTTGCCCGTTCTGGTGCCGTCCGCGCCGGTGCCCTTCGGCGGCGCGCTGATTTACGTACCCGAGACCTGGGTCGAACTGGCCGACTTGAAGATCGACGACCTGATGAGCGTCTACGTCTCGATGGGCCTTACGCCACCGACAGCAAGCCCAGCGGCAATCGCCGCGACATCTGGGACCTGA